In Hevea brasiliensis isolate MT/VB/25A 57/8 chromosome 13, ASM3005281v1, whole genome shotgun sequence, a single genomic region encodes these proteins:
- the LOC110636256 gene encoding PLASMODESMATA CALLOSE-BINDING PROTEIN 3: MAVILLAMLMLFMTGHASCTWCVCKDMSDAVLQKTLDYACGAGADCSPIHSNGACYQPNSVKAHCSYAVNSYFQKKGQAQGTCDFAGTAAVSAADPSSSGCSYPATVSAAGTSTTVPTPVTTNPSTTTPSTATPSTTNPTNTTPTTTTPYTTTPSNGVLGGIGNGVSPTGAGINTDISDGGFRLPNSSWFSVIVALLISSLMLLWG, from the exons ATGGCCGTTATTCTGCTTGCAATGCTGATGTTGTTCATGACTGGCCATGCTA GCTGCACATGGTGTGTTTGCAAGGATATGTCAGATGCAGTCCTTCAAAAGACTTTGGACTATGCTTGTGGAGCTGGGGCTGATTGTAGTCCTATCCATTCAAATGGTGCATGTTACCAACCTAATAGTGTCAAAGCCCATTGCTCATATGCTGTTAATAGCTATTTCCAGAAGAAGGGCCAAGCTCAAGGCACTTGTGATTTTGCTGGCACTGCTGCCGTTTCCGCAGCTGATCCTA GTTCTAGTGGCTGTTCTTATCCGGCGACCGTCAG TGCTGCAGGGACTAGCACAACTGTTCCAACTCCAGTCACCACAAACCCATCAACCACCACACCCTCAACCGCCACGCCCTCAACCACTAACCCGACCAATACCACACCAACCACTACTACTCCATACACTACAACCCCTTCCAATGGAGTCTTGGGAGGCATAGGCAACGGTGTAAGTCCAACAGGAGCTGGAATAAACACAGACATCAGTGATGGTGGGTTCAGACTTCCAAACAGTAGCTGGTTCTCCGTTATTGTAGCCCTCTTGATTTCAAGCTTGATGCTTTTGTGGGGTTGA